The genomic stretch TCTGTCCATTCGTACATTCCATAAAAATCCATTCGTCTACaggccaggcactctgctagacACTGTCACATTATAATGTCATCTTCATGAAGCGCTGGAAAAGTAGACATTGTTAATGTCCTTTTAGTGATGAGAGGATTGAGTCCGGAGCAACTAAGTAATCTACTACTTAGCTAGAAAGCAGAAAAGCCGGCGTTCGAAACCAGACCCGGCTGACCCCAAAGCCCAGATGTTACACTAAATCACAATAAGTCGGCATTTATTCATAACCACTCGCACCAGGATTTGTGCTAAAGACTTTACACCCACACCTTGTCGAATTGTCATGCCAACCCCACGAGGCAGGCGTTATCCCTGCCTCACACAACGGGTGACCGGGGGGCAGAATTGCCTTTGATGCCTGATGAGGTGGCTCTGTCACGTCTGCTAGAATCTCATGAGAGTCCTTGAAAACACTCTGCTGCAGTCCACAAATACTTTACGTCCTGGAATTTTTTCCAGGCTTTCAGGGTCTCTTAGAGCCCTAATTGTGATGCAAAATTGAAGCCAGAGCTGTATAAGAAAATTGTTCTACAACTGTTGAAATCGTAGAAAAAACAGGGACTTGATAACTCGTTCTCTCAGTACTTAGAGCTAGAACGTTCCAGGTTTTGTGTATCTCACCAGCCCCGTCCTCCCACCGCAGGGTCACTGACAACATCTTGGCCATGGCTCGCCCGTCCACTGAGCTCCTCGAGAAGTACTGCATCATCGAGCAGTTCCGAAGGTAAATGCTGCACGCTGACACACTTCGATAAGCCAGCTCGCGTCTTCTTGTCTGTCACTTTTGACTTCAAATGGTCAAAGAGTAGGCAGTGAAGGGCTTCTTTTCAACCTTTTAACTAGGAAGTTAAGGTTTTGAGAGTTATTAGTAATGTTTATTAATGCCAAAAgatggttgatttttttaaaactctagcTCTCAATATggtaacttctttcttttctccggTAAGCCATGGCATAAAAACAATCATCAACCTGCAGCGCCCTGGGGAGCATGCCAGCTGCGGGAACCCCCTGGAACAAGAAAGTGGCTTCACGTATCTTCCTGAAGCTTTCATGGAGGCCGGCAGTAAgtcccccacttcccctccgTGAGTTACCAAGGACAGCACCCAGGCTTTCACCCACTCCGCTCTTGGGTCAGAGGGTGATGGAATGAACGAACGCTTACTGTAGGCTCCCAACGGGGGAGATGAGCTGACTGATTCTAGATAATGCGACCATTCTTCTCTGGCGTTGCTGTTGAAAGTACAGGATTTCTTTTGTCCCGTGCGAGCAATCTTGGGAGGAGCCCTGTAGAAACAAAGCGTGCATGAATTGCCATCATAGTGTGCCAGACCTGTCCTACCCATCCGTCCCATCCCGTGGTACTGCTCTCTGTTCCGACTCAGACCACACGGCTTACTCATGGCAGCGGGACTGGAACACAGCACTCACTCATGCTGTTACTGAAGCCCAACTCTGCCCCTGGGTGGTACTCAGGGGTTCTTTACTGGGCAGTCCCAGGAGCCCAAGTCCGGGAGCCTAGGGATGGGGTCACTCAACACGTGCCATTCTCACCAGGCTGGAAAGGACCAGCCCAGGCCACTTTGGGGACTTGTTTCTAAGAAGCGTGTGCCTCGCTTTTTTGTCTCCACTAGGTGGAAAATCTGTATGCACCCAGCTTGTGCCACTTGCCAGTCCTTTAAACGCATTTCCACTCTTGAACAAGATGGCGTGCTGTCCTTCTGTGGCTGAGTAATTTGGGTGAAGGTCGTGGCCTTTATTAATCTGTAGTCCTGTTTCTCCTTAATTGTTTCTGGCTGAGTTTTAGCAGGAAATGTCTTGAGTAATAGAGAATGTGCTTTGTAAGAAATGCAAACAGTGAATTTACCGGAAATATAAAGAACCTATTATTTTAGCCTCCGCATGCGGTGCAGCCAGCCTGCCTCACAGCTGTGCGCTTTTCACGAATCCACACGCTTCCTTCACATGGCTGCTCACGTACTGTCctttatgttgatttttcttctctgttctctgtttcatTGTCCAGTCTATTTCTACAATTTCGGATGGAAGGATTACGGTGTGGCATCGCTTACCACTGTCTTAGACATGGTGAAGGTGACGACATTTGCCTTACAGGAAGGGAAAGTAGCCATCCATTGTCATGCAGGGCTTGGTCGAACAGGTAAATTCTAGGAAGTGGACTTACTGTCTTAGAGCATATCTAAACCTGGACAGAGCGATGCTTCCTAATACgaggagagaagagaagtagTTTTCAGAATCCTGTCAGAGTTTTGGattcaaatgaaagaaaccacTGAAAGAAATTTGAACTATCTTTGGAAAAGACAGTTTCAGTGACCATTTATTTGTGAGAGTATTTTTGAAAGACCTAGGACTGAAAACTCATCATATTTAGTAAACAGATGGGTTTCTACGGCTCACTAAATGATCCGtctggtttttcttcttcaaaggaaaaaaaaaccccaacacttTAAtagttaatgtattttaaaaatggcattttccttAACCAAAGTAATGAGAATAGAAAGCATTGTTTCATTTGGTGTGTTCTAGGCATtttacacttttgtttttttaagtctttggcAACAACGTGCACGTTGAAGGAGGTTAAGTAGTTTGCTATGCtgagtaagtggcagagccaggatttgaattcagggcTGGAAGGATTTGGGTGGTGACGGGAGTCTATCtgtgcttcaaattctatgtaaaaatcaatgattttacttaaaaatgcaGCAAATCTCAGTGTAGTGCTGATACTGTTACAAAAGCAAATACCGTAAGGTTAGAATCTTAATTGTAGCCTGGTCCAAGCAGACACCTGAGCTGTGCGCCAGCCCCCAGGTCTCCACGTGCCTGGGAGCATTGGGAGGGCAGGGGCTCCGTCCTGCTTGCTTAACAGACTTGGCGAACCACACGCACGTCTTCTGATTTGCCTTTTATCTTGATATTACTCAACTGTTATTGTTGGATTAATTGATCAATTATCACCAGTatgttattcattttaatttgatattaATTAATGCAAATGTGTAATGTTTGTAATGctaagtttgttttctttaataacaaGTACTTACAGAATAAAGTTATATCTTGGTTTGGAGAAAAGTACTATTAGTATAGAcgaaaagtccagaaatagactgAATATGAATAATAATGCCCAGGCAAAAAATACCCAGAAAGGAAAAATGCCAGGCTGGGAATGTGGCAACAACTGATGGCAAAGCtggcaggggtgggaaggaagtgTGCAGGGAGGGGTGATAACGGAGGGATTGTGGTCCAGCCTCTGATCCTCCTGTTCCCCAGCCCCACGGGGACCACATCAAATCCACGGTCTGCTTTCTGCTCTGAACACCCTTAAAATACCCCATCCAGTCAGTCCACACACCTTGGTGGACCTTCCCCTCACATCTCCCTCATCCCCTCTCACTTCCTTGTCCCCCTCACCACACTCCCCCTCATCCCCCCaccacactccccccccccgtcccccatcCCCTTTCCCCTCACCACACTCCCCCTCATCCCTCATCCCCTTGCCACCTCCCCCTCGTCCCCCCATCCCTTGCCACACTCTCTTGGTCCCCCTCACTCCTGCATCCATCCCCATCACCCACACTGTCCTTCTCTGGGTAGAGAGATGACTGGATTCTCAGGGGAAGACGTGACATACAGACAGGGAATAAACACTTGTACAAGAAGTCAGTAAGTTATAGTGgctcttaaaataattcttaatatgCTTTCCTAACACATACtcaaattttaaatcttaaagagTGGTAACTAAACGATAACCTTCTTCATACCAATCTTCTCTTTACCTCTAGGCGTTTTAATAGCATGTTACTTGGTTTTCGCCACGAGAATGACTGCTGACCAAGCAATTATATTTGTTCGGGCGAAGCGACCCAATTCCATACAAACTCGAGGACAGCTCCTCTGTGTAAGGGAATTTACCCAGTTTCTCATCCCTCTCCGCAATATATTCTCTTGCTGTGACCCCAAGGCACACGCCGTTACTTTAGCACAGTATCTGATTCGCCAGCGTCATCTGCTTCACGGTTATGAGGCCCGCCTCCTGAAACACGTACCCAAAATTATCCACCTCGTTTGCAAACTGCTGCTGGATTTAGCTGAGAACAGGCCAGTGGCGACAGAAGACGTGGCAGAGGGGCCCAGCCTGTGTGCGGAGATCGAAAAGACTGTTTCTGAGGTGATCACCATGCAGCTGGACAAAGAGTTACTGAGGCAGGGCAGTGACGCCTCAGACTCCTTGCCGCCCGCTGCAGTGGCCGTGGATTTTGAGAATCAGGATGTGATTCTTTCCAGCGAACAGCAGATTGACCCTCTTTGGAAGAGGCGGAATGTTGAGTGCCTTCAGCCCCTGACGCCTCTGAAAAGGCGATTCAGCTACAGCGACTCTGACTTAAAGAGGGCTGAGTCActtctggggcagggggcagctcCGTGGACGGGGCCTGCCGCAGCCTTGCTTGGCCAGAACCCCAGACAGCAGAAGCCCATAAGCCACTGTCACACCCCCCAGTCTCCACAGCTCGATCTGAGTAAGGAAACGCTGGTCCGAAATACATTCTCTTTCTGGAATCAAGCTAAATTTGGAGGCCTGGAAGGACTCAGAGATGAGGGGTCACCGGGTTTCCATAGGGAGACTGCCGCGAAGGAAGTACAGCGGAGTAGAACCTTCTCCTCGGGGGTTTCAGGTCCCTACAACCCTGGGGATCCAGTGAGACCCAGCTTTGCAGATGTCCCTCAGGAACCGGACCGTTGTCCCCAGCAAGCGCCCCGTCTGTGTGGAGCTCCCGCCGCTCACTGCTCTGAGACTCCCCGCAGCCCCGGGGACTGTGACTTCCTCTGCAAAGTACCCTCCTCGGTTGGACCCACAGCCCAGGAAGGCAAAGACCTGCCTGAGGTCGCTGCGCACGCTGCTTCGCAGGCTGAACTGAGTGCCGAAGCCAGGAGAGTCCTGGCGGCCAAAGCCCTGGCAGATCTCAGTGAGCTTGCAGAAGAGGAGGGAGTGAAAAGGAAGGTAGAGATGTGGCAGGTACTTATATTTCACTTAACTAATGTGTGGGAAACACTTAGGTCGGAGCCGAAACACAGTGTCTTACCAAATTTAAGTGTGACAGGAATCTGAAGACCTGTTTGTGTAACACTTAACTTTGGAACTTGAGGTTTCTcggtgtgtgtgtgaaagaaaggGCTCAGCGCCTAGTACTTAGGGTGCTTGAGTGAGCAGGGTGTGGGTGCTCGTTGACGGGTCGGGCGGGGGGCTTCCTTCTGGCTGGGCCTGTGAGACCTGGCCTGGGGGCCGCTCTGAGCATCTCTAACCTGAACTCAGGTCAGGGAGCTGCACCTGGAGAACCACGGAGAGAGGTTCTTTCCCCGAGTCGTGGACCCAAGTGCTGagtgaggtgggggggtggggggtgattcCACAGAGCAGACGGGAGCAGCCATGGAGTGCCTTTGTGCTGTCACTTTTTCTTGACCTTGGGTCTTTGGGGTCCATTTCTTGGCTTTTAAGTTGGAATGTGAAATTTTAACCCCTTTCTGTGGTGCACTTTCATTAGAAACACAGTCTTAAATCAGCTGTACTCTTCACCCGGCATGAGCAGCTAGTGTAGACAAAAGGCAGGCCTTCCCACGTAGTTACCAGAAGCTAGTAAACCACCCAGGTGTGGAGCTGACAGGCCTGGCTCCGTGGGATCTAGACTCCTTAGCCCATAATGTCCCACAGATCATTCGCGTAGCTGCTCCTGTGTATTCTAAGTTAATAAGCAAGGCACGTGCACTTTCCAGGAGGGTCGGAACCTTCCAGGTGCAGAGGTGGGAAGCTGAGGCAAGGAACCTCGCACCCGCTTACGGCCGTGTCACCGCAGAGCAAGTGCTCGTTGTCATCAGAGCCACGGGTGTTTGCCGAGTGAATACCTAACACACACGGATTTCCCACAACATgaagtcttttctttctgctccaaACTGAACAAGCCTTTTGCTCAGTCTGTGGGCCCCTCCTTTACGTGGCCGTGGGCCACAGAGCTGGTGGCGGGACCCCTCGTGGGCCAGCCCTGCGCGGCTGGACTGTCGTGTGAAAGCATTTCCTAGAGGTGAACACAGCCCCTTGGTTTAGATAGGCTTgccctctgtttccttttctgggtTTCATCATGGACCTTTGAGCAATAAGACCAGTTAGTTGAATTCTGTGATTTGGACCACACAGTGCTGCCTGTTCCCTCTCATCTGCTGTTACGTCACCTGCTCTCGCAGGAACCCGTAAGGCAGGGGATACCCCACAGATTCTTTGTTAACTTAACAGTCCTCATGAGTTAAGCATCACAGACCAGGAAATCAAGGGTCACAGGGGTCGGGTCCTGTGGCCCAACACAGCTGCGCGGGTGCAGCTCAGAGAACTGCATTCTGTCGTGTCAGAGAACGTGACAACGTGACGGCATTTTACTGGGCGAGCCTTTGGTTCGTGCCGTCCCGCCCAGCCTCTGGTCACACTGCGCACCAGATCTGCCATGCGCGTGATCGGTGGGGAACGGGGCCCCCACAGCCGAACTTAATGGCCTCTTTATGAGATAATGAAGAGGGACCTGGAGCCGGGGGACCCGGCAGCAGCGTGGCAGGAGCCTCACGTCTGGGGTCCAGCCAAACGCGGGGAATGCTGTGTGCCCCCTTCTCACTTCGGACCTCTGAGCGAGGGCCCCCTCCCCTGGGCTGCACGTGTGCCCTTTGGGCCTCCAAGGACGGTGAGTGAATGCACGTGGCAAGTATTATGCGTATTACTGTAGCACACACGCACCGTATTGACTGAAACCTAGGTCTGAACCCCATCAGAAGTTAAAACTTCTTTTCCCTGCTCTCTGTGAGGTCAGCATTTAAAGCCGCCTGCAGGCGTTTGGGGTGTGGGCAAGACTTCTGGTCACTCCCCCCATCGGATCTCAGAACGCGGGCTTGTCCCGTGTTCACATGGGACTCCGGAAGGGAATTGGAAAGAAGTGCATTTGCCCTGCTTGTCACCTTCTGAGCTCTTTGCTGGGGCCGCGTCTTGGGGGGTTTAGTCGGAGCTCTTCTCACCCAGGGTAACGCAGATGTGCTCTCAGTCACGCTTTTTCCTCTGCCGTTCCGCTTCATTGCGGTGAGTATTTCTGCTTTGTTCCAAGCACCCTGAAAAGGaaggctccctctccctcttcctgaacAGTTTCTGTGGTTTCAGGGTGGGGTGCAGAGCTTAGCGCTGAGGCCAACCCTCCCTctgtggttgggggtggggggctggttcTTGAGCAGACCTTAAGCTAAATCGGCCCAACATGCAGGGCCCCCAGCTTCACAGAccgaaactgaggctcagagagattcagTGTCTCAGCCCAGTGTGCCACCTGCTGGTGGGGGCACTGGGAAGGTCCCGATCCACAGCCTGGAGCCCGGGACTGTCACTCGTGGACAGCCTGAGGGCCTTCAAACCTCAGTGGtgctgcctctctgtccctccctctccccctcccctttcccttctcacccctcctcctcctcatttccctctccttcccctcccctccctctccccttctcccttctcacccctccctattccttttctccctccccatcccctcccctccctttcctcctcacctctccctcctcacctctccctctccctttaccccctccctcctcctcttcctcacccccCCCCNNNNNNNNNNNNNNNNNNNNNNNNNNNNNNNNNNNNNNNNNNNNNNNNNNNNNNNNNNNNNNNNNNNNNNNNNNNNNNNNNNNNNNNNNNNNNNNNNNNNCCCTCCCCTTTTACCCTTCTCCCtgtcctctccatccctcccctcccctttctccctctccctctccctctccctctccctctccctctccctctccctctccctctcattcttcctctccttctccctctctttctctccttcctctccctctttctcttcctctttgttctcttctttttagAAAGAACTGAATTCCCGAGACGGAGCTTGGGAAAGAATATGTGGTGAAAGGGACCCTTCCATCCTGTGCAGTTTAATGTGGTCTTGGGTGGAGCAGCTGAAGGAGCCTGTGATAACCAAGGAGGACGTGGACATGTTGGCTGGCAGCCGCACAGAGGCCGCAGAAGCGTTGTTTTTGTTAGAGAAGGTAAGAGGCTGTTGGCCAGTTGATAAGTTAACCAAGGCCCACAAAGTGCGGGCTTCGTGCTCAGAACTCTCGCGGAAAAGGGAACTTGTGCCGAATCCCATATCTGGGGCTCATTTAGGTTTTTCCAAGGCGGGAAGAGATGCACACCCAGCATAACACTTAGAAGATGCAaaaccgggggcgcctgggtagttcagttggttaggcgtccgacttcggctcaggtcatgatctcacggtccgtgagtttgagccccgcatcgggctctgtgctgactgctcagagcctggagcctgtttcggattctgtgtctccctctctctctgacccttccccattcatgctctgtctctctctgtctcaaaaataaataaatgttaaaaaaaaaatgtttttttaaaaagaagatgcaAAACCAAAAAGGGAAAATACCCATGATTCTAGGAACACCACTTTGAACATTTTCAAGTCCTTTCTTTCAAACATTTGTTAAGAAGCTGCAAATCCTTTCAGAAACAACTTCATATTTCATGTTTCAGACACACACGCTCGCACGCGACCTTATAGATGAGGACGCCCCCTGTCTGGAGTCCATTTGCCAGGCTGCCCTCTGAGCAGCTGCCTGACAGAGATGAACCTGGAGGGGAGACAGGGGAAGGTCACCCCTGGGGCGTCGGCCAGGCCC from Panthera uncia isolate 11264 chromosome D4, Puncia_PCG_1.0, whole genome shotgun sequence encodes the following:
- the PTPDC1 gene encoding protein tyrosine phosphatase domain-containing protein 1 isoform X4, with protein sequence MPAGILPQNEEPYSTLVNDSPYAANMKGNPGRPTPKYTKVGERLRHVIPGHVACSVACGGRACKYENPARWSEQEQAIKGVYSSWVTDNILAMARPSTELLEKYCIIEQFRSHGIKTIINLQRPGEHASCGNPLEQESGFTYLPEAFMEAGIYFYNFGWKDYGVASLTTVLDMVKVTTFALQEGKVAIHCHAGLGRTGVLIACYLVFATRMTADQAIIFVRAKRPNSIQTRGQLLCVREFTQFLIPLRNIFSCCDPKAHAVTLAQYLIRQRHLLHGYEARLLKHVPKIIHLVCKLLLDLAENRPVATEDVAEGPSLCAEIEKTVSEVITMQLDKELLRQGSDASDSLPPAAVAVDFENQDVILSSEQQIDPLWKRRNVECLQPLTPLKRRFSYSDSDLKRAESLLGQGAAPWTGPAAALLGQNPRQQKPISHCHTPQSPQLDLSKETLVRNTFSFWNQAKFGGLEGLRDEGSPGFHRETAAKEVQRSRTFSSGVSGPYNPGDPVRPSFADVPQEPDRCPQQAPRLCGAPAAHCSETPRSPGDCDFLCKVPSSVGPTAQEGKDLPEVAAHAASQAELSAEARRVLAAKALADLSELAEEEGVKRKVEMWQKELNSRDGAWERICGERDPSILCSLMWSWVEQLKEPVITKEDVDMLAGSRTEAAEALFLLEKGQHQTILCVLHCIVNLQPIPADVEEAILARAIKAFTKVNFDSENGPIVYDTLKKIFKHTLEEKGKMTKDGPQPDV
- the PTPDC1 gene encoding protein tyrosine phosphatase domain-containing protein 1 isoform X2 → MFFSQQTTMPAGILPQNEEPYSTLVNDSPYAANMKGNPGRPTPKYTKVGERLRHVIPGHVACSVACGGRACKYENPARWSEQEQAIKGVYSSWVTDNILAMARPSTELLEKYCIIEQFRSHGIKTIINLQRPGEHASCGNPLEQESGFTYLPEAFMEAGIYFYNFGWKDYGVASLTTVLDMVKVTTFALQEGKVAIHCHAGLGRTGVLIACYLVFATRMTADQAIIFVRAKRPNSIQTRGQLLCVREFTQFLIPLRNIFSCCDPKAHAVTLAQYLIRQRHLLHGYEARLLKHVPKIIHLVCKLLLDLAENRPVATEDVAEGPSLCAEIEKTVSEVITMQLDKELLRQGSDASDSLPPAAVAVDFENQDVILSSEQQIDPLWKRRNVECLQPLTPLKRRFSYSDSDLKRAESLLGQGAAPWTGPAAALLGQNPRQQKPISHCHTPQSPQLDLSKETLVRNTFSFWNQAKFGGLEGLRDEGSPGFHRETAAKEVQRSRTFSSGVSGPYNPGDPVRPSFADVPQEPDRCPQQAPRLCGAPAAHCSETPRSPGDCDFLCKVPSSVGPTAQEGKDLPEVAAHAASQAELSAEARRVLAAKALADLSELAEEEGVKRKVEMWQFNVVLGGAAEGACDNQGGRGHVGWQPHRGRRSVVFVREGPAPDHSLRVALHCEPAAHPCGCGGGHPCPRH
- the PTPDC1 gene encoding protein tyrosine phosphatase domain-containing protein 1 isoform X1, which produces MFFSQQTTMPAGILPQNEEPYSTLVNDSPYAANMKGNPGRPTPKYTKVGERLRHVIPGHVACSVACGGRACKYENPARWSEQEQAIKGVYSSWVTDNILAMARPSTELLEKYCIIEQFRSHGIKTIINLQRPGEHASCGNPLEQESGFTYLPEAFMEAGIYFYNFGWKDYGVASLTTVLDMVKVTTFALQEGKVAIHCHAGLGRTGVLIACYLVFATRMTADQAIIFVRAKRPNSIQTRGQLLCVREFTQFLIPLRNIFSCCDPKAHAVTLAQYLIRQRHLLHGYEARLLKHVPKIIHLVCKLLLDLAENRPVATEDVAEGPSLCAEIEKTVSEVITMQLDKELLRQGSDASDSLPPAAVAVDFENQDVILSSEQQIDPLWKRRNVECLQPLTPLKRRFSYSDSDLKRAESLLGQGAAPWTGPAAALLGQNPRQQKPISHCHTPQSPQLDLSKETLVRNTFSFWNQAKFGGLEGLRDEGSPGFHRETAAKEVQRSRTFSSGVSGPYNPGDPVRPSFADVPQEPDRCPQQAPRLCGAPAAHCSETPRSPGDCDFLCKVPSSVGPTAQEGKDLPEVAAHAASQAELSAEARRVLAAKALADLSELAEEEGVKRKVEMWQKELNSRDGAWERICGERDPSILCSLMWSWVEQLKEPVITKEDVDMLAGSRTEAAEALFLLEKGQHQTILCVLHCIVNLQPIPADVEEAILARAIKAFTKVNFDSENGPIVYDTLKKIFKHTLEEKGKMTKDGPQPDV
- the PTPDC1 gene encoding protein tyrosine phosphatase domain-containing protein 1 isoform X5 — translated: MQDLPRRGSALPFLSAFLQGRRHSASDPVLQLQQGRRGSAAQTLSSSSLQVMVAVASVRRADRDSACLQRKSKGNPGRPTPKYTKVGERLRHVIPGHVACSVACGGRACKYENPARWSEQEQAIKGVYSSWVTDNILAMARPSTELLEKYCIIEQFRSHGIKTIINLQRPGEHASCGNPLEQESGFTYLPEAFMEAGIYFYNFGWKDYGVASLTTVLDMVKVTTFALQEGKVAIHCHAGLGRTGVLIACYLVFATRMTADQAIIFVRAKRPNSIQTRGQLLCVREFTQFLIPLRNIFSCCDPKAHAVTLAQYLIRQRHLLHGYEARLLKHVPKIIHLVCKLLLDLAENRPVATEDVAEGPSLCAEIEKTVSEVITMQLDKELLRQGSDASDSLPPAAVAVDFENQDVILSSEQQIDPLWKRRNVECLQPLTPLKRRFSYSDSDLKRAESLLGQGAAPWTGPAAALLGQNPRQQKPISHCHTPQSPQLDLSKETLVRNTFSFWNQAKFGGLEGLRDEGSPGFHRETAAKEVQRSRTFSSGVSGPYNPGDPVRPSFADVPQEPDRCPQQAPRLCGAPAAHCSETPRSPGDCDFLCKVPSSVGPTAQEGKDLPEVAAHAASQAELSAEARRVLAAKALADLSELAEEEGVKRKVEMWQKELNSRDGAWERICGERDPSILCSLMWSWVEQLKEPVITKEDVDMLAGSRTEAAEALFLLEKGQHQTILCVLHCIVNLQPIPADVEEAILARAIKAFTKVNFDSENGPIVYDTLKKIFKHTLEEKGKMTKDGPQPDV
- the PTPDC1 gene encoding protein tyrosine phosphatase domain-containing protein 1 isoform X3 yields the protein MARPSTELLEKYCIIEQFRSHGIKTIINLQRPGEHASCGNPLEQESGFTYLPEAFMEAGIYFYNFGWKDYGVASLTTVLDMVKVTTFALQEGKVAIHCHAGLGRTGVLIACYLVFATRMTADQAIIFVRAKRPNSIQTRGQLLCVREFTQFLIPLRNIFSCCDPKAHAVTLAQYLIRQRHLLHGYEARLLKHVPKIIHLVCKLLLDLAENRPVATEDVAEGPSLCAEIEKTVSEVITMQLDKELLRQGSDASDSLPPAAVAVDFENQDVILSSEQQIDPLWKRRNVECLQPLTPLKRRFSYSDSDLKRAESLLGQGAAPWTGPAAALLGQNPRQQKPISHCHTPQSPQLDLSKETLVRNTFSFWNQAKFGGLEGLRDEGSPGFHRETAAKEVQRSRTFSSGVSGPYNPGDPVRPSFADVPQEPDRCPQQAPRLCGAPAAHCSETPRSPGDCDFLCKVPSSVGPTAQEGKDLPEVAAHAASQAELSAEARRVLAAKALADLSELAEEEGVKRKVEMWQKELNSRDGAWERICGERDPSILCSLMWSWVEQLKEPVITKEDVDMLAGSRTEAAEALFLLEKGQHQTILCVLHCIVNLQPIPADVEEAILARAIKAFTKVNFDSENGPIVYDTLKKIFKHTLEEKGKMTKDGPQPDV